The Rhinopithecus roxellana isolate Shanxi Qingling chromosome 14, ASM756505v1, whole genome shotgun sequence genome includes a window with the following:
- the NIFK gene encoding MKI67 FHA domain-interacting nucleolar phosphoprotein: MAGLSGPAGPMLSLNPQEDAEFQKEVAQVRKRITQRKKQEQLTPGVVYVRHLPNLLNETQIFSYFSQFGTVTRFRLSRSKRTGNSKGYAFVEFESEDVAKIVAETMNNYLFGERLLECHFMPPEKVHKELFKDWNIPFKQPSHPSVKRYNRNRTLTQKLRMEERFKKKERLLRKKLAKKGIDYDFPSLILQKTESISKTNRQTSTKGQVLRKKKKKVLGTPETLEKTVDSQGPTPVCTPTFLERRKSEVAELNDDDKDNEIVFKQPISCVKEEIQETQTPTHSRKKRRRKSNQ, encoded by the exons ATGGCGGGTCTTTCTGGCCCAGCTGGGCCGATGCTGTCGCTTAACCCGCAGGAAGATGCCGAGTTTCAAAAGGAGGTGGCGCAGGTTCGCAAGCGCATAACCCAG cgaaaaaaacaagaacaacttACTCCTGGAGTAGTCTATGTGCGCCACCTACCTAACCTACTTAACGAAACCCAGATCTTTTCATATTTCTCCCAGTTTGGCACTGTGACACGGTTCAGACTGTCCAGAAGTAAAAGG ACTGGAAATAGCAAAGGCTATGCATTTGTGGAGTTTGAGTCTGAGGATGTTGCCAAGATAGTTGCTGAAACAATGAACAACTACCTGTTTGGTGAAAGGCTCCTGGAGT gtcatTTTATGCCACCTGAAAAAGTACATAAAGAACTCTTTAAAGACTGGAATATTCCATTTAAGCAGCCATCACATCCATCAGTGAAACGGTATAATCGGAATCGGACGCTAACACAAAAGCTACGGATGGAGGAgcgatttaaaaagaaagaaagattactCAGGAAGAAATTAGCTAAAAAAGGAATTGATTATGATTTTCCTTCCTTG attttacagAAAACGGAAAGTATTTCAAAAACTAATCGTCAGACGTCTACAAAAGGCCAG gtTTTacgtaagaagaagaaaaaagttttaggTACTCCTGAGACTCTTGAGAAGACTGTGGATAGCCAG GGCCCCACACCAGTTTGTACACCAACATTTTTGGAGAGGAGAAAATCTGAAGTGGCTGAACTGAATGATGATGATAAAGATAATGAAATAGTTTTCAAACAGCCCATATCCTgtgtaaaagaagaaatacaagagaCTCAAACACCTACACATTCACGGAAAAAAAGACGAAGAAAAAGCAATCAGTGA